GATGCTATTGTTATCTTATGAATTGTGAGCCCACGTAGCTCAGTGGTAGAGCACATCCATGGTAAGGATGGAGTCACCGGTTCAAGTCCGGTCGTGGGCTCCAGTATTAAGATTATTTTTAGATATAAATTTTCTTTTTTTAATACATAAGCCCAAAGTTAAATATAAAGGAGGATGAGAAAGATGGCAAAAGAAAAGTTTGAACGAGATAAGCCGCATATGAATATTGGAACTATTGGACATGTTGACCATGGAAAGACAACAACAACTGCTGCAATTACTAAGGTGTTAGCTAAAGGAGAAGAAGGTTCTGCAAATTTTGAGGATATTGACAATGCACCAGAAGAGAAGGAACGCGGAATCACAATTGCAACTTCTCATGTAGAGTATGAAACAGAGAATCGTCATTATGCTCACGTAGACTGTCCTGGGCACGCTGACTATGTTAAGAATATGATTACTGGTGCAGCACAGATGGATGGGGCATTAATGGTAGTGTCTGCTGCCGATGGACCTATGCCGCAGACAAGAGAGCATTTACTATTAGCTCGTCAGGTAGATGTACCGAATATTGTAGTATTCTTAAATAAGGCAGACATGGTTGAAGACGAAGAATTGATCGAATTAGTAGAAATGGAAGTAAGAGAGCTGTTAAATGAATATGACTTTAACGGAGATGAAGCACCAATTATTGTTGGATCTGCTCTTAAAGCATTAGAATGTGCTTGTGGAGATAGAGATTGTGAATGGTGTGGACAGATTTTAGAATTAATGGATGCTGTTGATGAGTATTTACCATCACCAGAACGTGATACAGACAAGCCGTTCTTATTACCTGTAGAAGACGTCTTTACAATCAAAGGACGTGGAACAGTTGCTACAGGAAGATTAGAGCGAGGAAAATTACATCCTGGAGACGAAGCAGAATTAGTAGGAGTTAAGGATACTCAAGATACAGTAGTAACAGGTGTAGAGATGTTCCGTAAGATGTTAGATGAAGCAGTAGCAGGAGATAATATAGGAGCATTACTTAGAGGAATAGATAGAGAAGAAATAGAAAGAGGCCAAGTTTTAGCAGAGCCAGGAACAATCACACCACATACACAGTTTAAAGCAGAAGTTTATGTATTAGGGAAAGATGAAGGCGGAAGACATACGCCATTCTTTGATGGATATAGACCACAATTTTACTTCAGAACTACAGATGTAACAGGAGATATTAATTTACCAGAGGATGTAGAGATGGTAATGCCTGGAGATAATGTAGAGATGGAAGTAAAATTAATTACACCAATAGCTATGGAAGAAGGATTGCGTTTTGCGATTCGTGAAGGTGGTAAGACTGTAGGAGCCGGTGTAATTACAGAAATTATTGAATAGATTGAATAAAATGGAACTGAATTCTATATTCTAAAAAAGCGGGTAGATTACTACCTGCTTTTTTTAGAATTAATAATGATTAATAGAGAAAAACTTTGACTTTTAGTTTAAAGTATGATACATTGAAAAAGTGTTAATTTGCAGCTATATGCTTTTTGGTTTGAGGAGGTGGCACCGGTGAGAGAGATTATTACTTTAGCCTGTACGAAATGTAATCAGCGTAATTATTCTACTACTAAAAATAAGTCCAATACGCGTGATCGTTTAGAAGTAAAGAAATTCTGTAAATTCTGTGGAGAACACACCATCCATAAGGAGACTAAATAAGCTTTAAATTATAAGGATGTGAAATAATGGCTGAAGATAGTGCATTTGGCAAAGTTAAGAAATTTCTTCGTGAAGTTAGAGCTGAATTGAAAAAAGTAAATTGGCCTAATCAAAGTGTTTTGTTTTCGTATACGACGGTAGTTATTGTTACTGTTTTAATAGTAATGCTTTTTATTGGAGGGGTAGACTTAATTTTTTCTAGAATTATAACTCCTCTGATTCTAAATTAAGGGAGGTGTAGGTCCTTCTAGAGGACTCCCCTTTTTATGAGTGAGGAACCAGAGTGGTATGCTATTCATACTTATTCAGGGCGTGAAAATAAAGTTAAGTCTAACTTAGAGCAGCGAATTAAGACAACAGGAATGGATGAAAAGATAGTTAATATTTTAATTCCGTCTAAGGATAAAATTAAGGCAAAGGATGGAGAGAAGAAGGTTTCGAAAGAAAAGTTCTTTCCAGGCTATGTCTTAATTAAGATGGTTATGAGTGATGATTCTTGGTATGTTGTCCGAAATACGCCAGGAGTAATTGGATTTGCTGGTGCTTCAGGTACTAAGCCAGTTCCAGTATCTGATACAGAAGTTAGAGCAATTAAGAGTGAAATGGGTCTTAAACAATCTCAAATTGATATAGATTTAGAAGTTGGAGACGAAGTAAGAGTAATTGATGGTCCTTTTGAAGATTTTGTGGGAGAGATTCAGGAGATTGATTTAGATAAAAGCAAATTGACTGTATTAGTATCAATGTTTGGTCGGCAGACGCCGGTAGAATTAGATTTTGATCAAGTTGAAGATATTTAAGGAGGTGTTTAGTTATGGCGAAGAAAGTTGTAGGTAAGATTAGCTTACAAATTCCAGCTGGTGAAGCGAATCCAGCTCCTCCGGTAGGTCCAGCTTTAGGACAACATGGGGTTAATATTATGGAGTTTTGTAAGGCTTTTAATGCCAAAACAGCTGATCAGGCTGGGAATATTATTCCAGTGGAGATTACTGTTTATGCTGATCGATCCTTTGATTTTATTACGAAGTCGCCCCCTGCTTCTGATTTATTAAAGAAAGCAGCTGGAATTGATAGTGGATCTGGAGAGCCAAATACAAACAAAGTAGGTACTGTAACTAAAAAAGATCTTGAAGATATTGCAAAGACTAAGATGGAAGATTTAAATGCTGCTAATTTAGAGGCAGCTATGAGAATGATTGCAGGTACTGCTCGTAGTGCTGGAATCGTAGTAGAAGATGAGTAATAATTCGAAAATTGTGGGAGGATATTATCCTATTACCACAAAGGAGGAGATATAAATGTCAAAGAGATACGAAGATTCTTTAGCTAAGGTTGAGCGTGATAAAGTTTATCAGCCTGAAGAAGCACTAGATTTAGTTAAAGAAACAGCAACAGCTAGTTTCGATGAAACGATTGAAGTTGCATTTAAGTTAGGTATTGATCCCGGCAAAAATGATCAACAATTAAGAGATACTCTTGTTTTACCTCAAGGAACTGGGCAAGAAGTTAAAGTTGTAGTTTTTGCTCAGGGAGAAAAGGTAAAGGAAGCTCAGGAAGCTGGCGCCGATGAAGTAGGCGGTGAAGATTTAGCTGAAAAGATTGAAGAAGGCTGGTTGGACTTTGATGTAGCCATTGCTACTCCTGATATGATGAGTGTAGTTGGTAAACTAGGACCAATTTTAGGACCAAAAGGTTTAATGCCTAACCCTAAGGTAGGGACTGTAACTTTTGAACTAGAAAGAGCTATAAAAGAGATCAAAGCCGGAAAGATTGAATATCGAGCTGATGATGGTGGGAATGTTCATCTACCAATTGGTAAAGCTTCTTTTGAAGTTGATGATTTATTAGATAATTTTGAAACAGTCTGTGATGAGATTGTTAGAGCAAGACCTAGCGGTGCTAAAGGTCGTTATATTATAAATATAACTGTATCATCTACAATGGGACCTGGGATTAAAGTTGATCCTCAATTTGCCCGCAATATGGTTTAAAATAATTTTACTAAACCTAGAAAAATTATTGACTTAATTATAAAGTTGTGTTATAATGCCACCTGTAAGTTAAAAAGTTAATATTAAATTATAGCTGTAGACAGTAGGTGCTGATAAAGGCTTAAATTTGCCTGCCGAGGCGGAGATAGATGGAACTATTTATTGGTTGATGATATTTTCATCTTGATTAGGTTATATAGTCTCCGATTGTCTGCGGAGGCTTTTTTTAGTTGTAAAAGGAGGTGGGAAGGATGCCTACTCGTGAAAAAGAATTAATTGTTGAAGAATTAACTGATAAATTTAGTAATGCAAAATCAGCTGTTTTAACTGATTATTGTGGATTAGATGTAGAGACAATGACAGAACTTAGAGCTAATCTGCGTGAAGCTGGCGTTGATTACAAGGTGGTTAAGAATACTTTAGCACGTCTAGCGGCTAAAAATGCAGAATGCAACGAGGTCGATGAATACTTAACTGGTCCAACAGCAATTGCCTTTTCTGATGAAGATCCAGTTGCTCCAGCTAAAGTTTTAGCTAACTTTGCTGAAGATCATGAAGAATTAGAAATTAAAGCTGGAATTTTAGAAGGTAGCTTAATTGGACAAGAAGAGATTGATTCTTTAGCTGATATTCCACCACGCGAAGAATTAATTGCTCAAGCATTAACTAAGATGAAAGCACCAGTTAATGGTTTAGTGAATGCTTTAAATGATCCACTAAGAGGTTTAGCTCATGTTTTGAATGCTATTAAAGAAGATAAAGAAGAATAAATGTAACTGTTTTAAGTTTAAGGAGGTGAAGATAATGAATAAAGAAGAAATTATTGAAGCTATTGAGAATATGACTGTTCTTGAGTTAGCTGAATTAGTTGAGGAATTAGAAGATAAGTTTGATGTTTCTGCTGCTGCTCCAGTAGCAATGGCAGGAGCTCCTGCTGGTGGTAATGCTGGTGGTGAAGGAGAAGAAGAACAAACAGCTTTTGATGTAGAGATTACTTCTGGTGGAGATAAAAAGATTAAAGTAATTAAAGCTGTACGAGAAATAACTGATCTAGGCCTTAAAGATGCAAAAGCTTTAGTTGATGAAGCACCTAACACTGTTAAAGAGGGTGTGGAAAAAGAAGAGGCTGAAGATATTAAAGAACAGCTAGAAGAAGCTGGTGCTACAGTAGAAATTAAGTAATTATTTAGAGTACTTAAATATAATTAGAAAAAGATGTGCATATAGATAATAAAAGCACTCTGTTAATCATTAACAGAGTGCTTTTTAACTTATTGCAAAAAGCTTCTTGACATTATTTCAAAGTTATGTTAACATTATTAATTGTTATGAGAATGATAAAATGAGGTTAATATACCTTCTATTAACCGTTGAAATGGATTTTTTGTTAGAAATTAATAAAAAATGTATATTTTAAATTCAATATAACCAAAATATTATTGTTAGTATGTCAATAATAATTTATTTATATATAAGGCTATATTGTAATAGTGTTTGTAGGTTAAGAAAATCAGCGGGGGTGAATTTTATTTATGGCCAAGCCGGAGAGTTCTCTTAGGCGAAAGAGAAGGAGCTTTGCTAAAGTAGGAGATGGAATGGAAATACCGTATTTACTTAAGACACAGCAAGATTCTTATCAGTGGTTTTTAGATAATGGGCTTTTAGAAATGTTTGATGAAATTTCGCCGATTCAAGACTTTTCTGAGAACTTAGTGTTGGAATTTCTCGACTATTCGTTAGGAGAGCCTAAATATGATGAAGTAGAGAGTAAAAATCGAGATGTAACTTATGCTGCACCTCTAGAAATTAAAGTTAGATTAATTAATCAAGAAACAGGAGAGGTAAAAGAGCAGGAAGTCTTTATGGGAGATCTGCCATTGATGACTGATAAAGGGACGTTTATCATTAATGGAGCAGAAAGAGTAATAGTT
The genomic region above belongs to Sporohalobacter salinus and contains:
- the tuf gene encoding elongation factor Tu, translating into MAKEKFERDKPHMNIGTIGHVDHGKTTTTAAITKVLAKGEEGSANFEDIDNAPEEKERGITIATSHVEYETENRHYAHVDCPGHADYVKNMITGAAQMDGALMVVSAADGPMPQTREHLLLARQVDVPNIVVFLNKADMVEDEELIELVEMEVRELLNEYDFNGDEAPIIVGSALKALECACGDRDCEWCGQILELMDAVDEYLPSPERDTDKPFLLPVEDVFTIKGRGTVATGRLERGKLHPGDEAELVGVKDTQDTVVTGVEMFRKMLDEAVAGDNIGALLRGIDREEIERGQVLAEPGTITPHTQFKAEVYVLGKDEGGRHTPFFDGYRPQFYFRTTDVTGDINLPEDVEMVMPGDNVEMEVKLITPIAMEEGLRFAIREGGKTVGAGVITEIIE
- the rpmG gene encoding 50S ribosomal protein L33, with product MREIITLACTKCNQRNYSTTKNKSNTRDRLEVKKFCKFCGEHTIHKETK
- the secE gene encoding preprotein translocase subunit SecE, coding for MAEDSAFGKVKKFLREVRAELKKVNWPNQSVLFSYTTVVIVTVLIVMLFIGGVDLIFSRIITPLILN
- the nusG gene encoding transcription termination/antitermination protein NusG, whose amino-acid sequence is MSEEPEWYAIHTYSGRENKVKSNLEQRIKTTGMDEKIVNILIPSKDKIKAKDGEKKVSKEKFFPGYVLIKMVMSDDSWYVVRNTPGVIGFAGASGTKPVPVSDTEVRAIKSEMGLKQSQIDIDLEVGDEVRVIDGPFEDFVGEIQEIDLDKSKLTVLVSMFGRQTPVELDFDQVEDI
- the rplK gene encoding 50S ribosomal protein L11 encodes the protein MAKKVVGKISLQIPAGEANPAPPVGPALGQHGVNIMEFCKAFNAKTADQAGNIIPVEITVYADRSFDFITKSPPASDLLKKAAGIDSGSGEPNTNKVGTVTKKDLEDIAKTKMEDLNAANLEAAMRMIAGTARSAGIVVEDE
- the rplA gene encoding 50S ribosomal protein L1, yielding MSKRYEDSLAKVERDKVYQPEEALDLVKETATASFDETIEVAFKLGIDPGKNDQQLRDTLVLPQGTGQEVKVVVFAQGEKVKEAQEAGADEVGGEDLAEKIEEGWLDFDVAIATPDMMSVVGKLGPILGPKGLMPNPKVGTVTFELERAIKEIKAGKIEYRADDGGNVHLPIGKASFEVDDLLDNFETVCDEIVRARPSGAKGRYIINITVSSTMGPGIKVDPQFARNMV
- the rplJ gene encoding 50S ribosomal protein L10; its protein translation is MPTREKELIVEELTDKFSNAKSAVLTDYCGLDVETMTELRANLREAGVDYKVVKNTLARLAAKNAECNEVDEYLTGPTAIAFSDEDPVAPAKVLANFAEDHEELEIKAGILEGSLIGQEEIDSLADIPPREELIAQALTKMKAPVNGLVNALNDPLRGLAHVLNAIKEDKEE
- the rplL gene encoding 50S ribosomal protein L7/L12, whose amino-acid sequence is MNKEEIIEAIENMTVLELAELVEELEDKFDVSAAAPVAMAGAPAGGNAGGEGEEEQTAFDVEITSGGDKKIKVIKAVREITDLGLKDAKALVDEAPNTVKEGVEKEEAEDIKEQLEEAGATVEIK